The following coding sequences lie in one Rissa tridactyla isolate bRisTri1 chromosome Z, bRisTri1.patW.cur.20221130, whole genome shotgun sequence genomic window:
- the CTXN3 gene encoding cortexin-3: MVKRRRLWDYWFQLPWMMDGEIFTDTLVSSGNMTPNSSMTLEQKTTFAFVILLFIFLGILIVRCFRILLDPYRSMPTSTWADGLDGLEKGQFDYALA; this comes from the coding sequence ATGGTGAAAAGAAGGCGACTGTGGGATTATTGGTTTCAGCTTCCCTGGATGATGGATGGCGAGATATTCACTGACACTTTGGTGTCATCTGGCAACATGACACCAAATTCTAGCATGACCCTGGAACAGAAAACAACGTTTGCctttgtgattttattatttattttcttgggaATCCTCATTGTTCGCTGCTTCCGAATTCTCCTCGACCCCTACCGGAGTATGCCAACCTCAACCTGGGCTGATGGACTCGATGGACTGGAGAAAGGCCAATTTGACTATGCTCTTGCTTAG